One genomic window of Polyangium aurulentum includes the following:
- a CDS encoding pentapeptide repeat-containing protein, which yields MTPAEIAARLRAGESFEGKILDGVDLRGQDLGAAQLAKAKLRGVRLDGALLRGANLEEAELLDTSLADANLEGANLRSTRFLRVSLSGANLAATDLRGAVMPRANLARARLSKADLSEAVLEGVDLSGADLEGAVFVRTILLGANLTSANLRGARMEEAVLAGSKLVRANLEGATLEMVILREADLRGARLPKSLRKCQLDQAILSQRDRLREDGTTLPAEEGEAERADLAGRDLFFASVRGVCLRDAHLAGTNLEMADLSGCDLTGADFAGANLKRAILSGARLGLVNLAGQDLEQTLLTEADLSGASLEGARLVMTQLDRATLAGTILSHAFLWAASVRGASLEGAKIERTTFKTVDFGGADLRNLRLAGLSMHRCSFFKSNLRGMNLAGCDFTHADFTDADLTGTKLTNATATQACFMRARLETADLTGLQAKGAFFGDAAAAGARFTGGRLRHATFTGAEAGFAHFGGADLRETIWKRTKAKGTIFGGAKLAYADLSHADVREADFSNADLSGANLHNVRDSGALFVGTNVLGVRRTDVDRLEAEAYRPPPREGT from the coding sequence GTGACCCCGGCCGAGATCGCCGCGCGCCTCCGAGCGGGCGAGAGCTTCGAGGGCAAGATCCTCGACGGCGTGGATCTGCGCGGGCAGGACCTCGGCGCCGCGCAGCTCGCGAAGGCCAAGCTCCGCGGCGTGCGGCTCGACGGCGCGCTCCTGCGCGGCGCCAACCTCGAAGAGGCCGAGCTGCTCGATACCTCGCTCGCCGATGCCAACCTCGAAGGCGCGAACCTCAGGAGCACGAGATTCCTGCGCGTGAGTTTGTCCGGCGCCAATCTGGCCGCGACCGACCTGCGCGGCGCCGTCATGCCGCGGGCGAACCTCGCGCGGGCGCGGCTTTCGAAGGCCGATCTCTCGGAGGCCGTCCTCGAAGGCGTGGACCTCTCGGGCGCCGATCTCGAAGGCGCCGTGTTTGTCCGAACGATCCTCCTCGGGGCGAATCTCACGAGCGCGAACCTCCGCGGCGCTCGCATGGAGGAGGCTGTCCTCGCCGGCAGCAAGCTCGTCCGGGCAAACCTCGAGGGAGCGACGCTCGAGATGGTGATCCTCCGCGAGGCCGATCTGCGCGGCGCGAGGCTGCCGAAGTCGCTCCGGAAATGCCAGCTCGACCAGGCGATCCTGAGCCAGCGCGATCGGCTCCGCGAGGACGGGACCACGCTCCCCGCCGAGGAAGGCGAGGCCGAGCGCGCCGATCTCGCGGGCCGGGACCTCTTCTTCGCGTCGGTGCGCGGCGTCTGCCTGCGCGACGCGCACCTCGCCGGGACGAACCTCGAGATGGCCGACCTGTCGGGCTGCGATCTCACGGGCGCGGATTTCGCGGGCGCGAACCTGAAGCGCGCGATCCTCTCGGGAGCCAGGCTCGGCCTCGTCAATCTCGCGGGGCAGGACCTCGAACAGACCCTGCTCACCGAGGCCGACCTCTCCGGCGCGAGCCTCGAAGGCGCGCGGCTCGTGATGACCCAGCTCGATCGGGCGACCCTGGCCGGGACGATCCTCTCGCACGCGTTCTTGTGGGCCGCGAGCGTCCGCGGCGCGAGCCTCGAGGGCGCGAAGATCGAGCGGACCACCTTCAAGACCGTCGATTTCGGTGGCGCGGATCTGCGCAACCTGCGCCTCGCCGGCCTCTCCATGCACCGCTGTTCGTTCTTCAAATCGAACCTCCGGGGCATGAACCTCGCGGGCTGCGATTTCACGCATGCCGATTTCACGGACGCCGATCTGACGGGCACCAAGCTCACGAACGCCACGGCCACGCAGGCGTGCTTCATGCGCGCGCGGCTGGAGACGGCCGATCTGACCGGGCTCCAGGCGAAGGGCGCGTTCTTCGGGGACGCGGCGGCCGCGGGGGCGCGCTTCACCGGCGGGCGGCTCCGGCACGCGACGTTCACCGGGGCCGAGGCGGGGTTCGCGCATTTCGGCGGCGCCGACCTGCGCGAGACGATCTGGAAGCGGACCAAGGCGAAAGGCACGATCTTCGGCGGGGCAAAGCTCGCCTATGCGGACCTCTCGCACGCCGACGTCCGCGAGGCCGATTTCTCGAACGCGGACCTCTCGGGGGCCAACCTGCACAATGTCAGGGACTCGGGCGCGCTCTTCGTGGGCACGAACGTGCTCGGCGTCCGCCGCACCGATGTCGACCGATTGGAGGCAGAGGCCTACCGGCCCCCGCCGCGAGAAGGAACCTGA